TTTGTATGGGCTTGCCAAGGTTTATCAAAATTTGGGTGAAAAAGCAACGGCTGACAGCGTATATAAGACTGCGATTAGTAAAAATCCCAAAAGTGTTGGTATTAACTATTCTTATGGAATGTTCTTAGTGGAATTGGCAAGATATGAAGAAGCCATACCTTACCTTGAAAGGGCCCTTGAACTTGGAATTGAAGATAAGGATAAAGAAAAGGAAGTTCTCGTTGCGATTGTTAAATCTGGAATTGAGGGAGGCNNNNNNNNNNCCACAAATTATGCATATTACGTATATAGAGGGGATATTTACGCCGGAATCGGTAAGACCACACAGGCGCTGAAAGATTATGATACTGCGATTAACCTTTCTAATAGTAACCCTGTAGCTATTTTGAAAAAAGCCATGTATCTTACTTATGATCTAAAGCGCTACAATGATGCCATTCCTGTAATTCAGAAGCTTCTTGCTCTACCTGAGTTGACGGATTATTACAAAGCTCTTGGATATTTTCTCCTGGGAGATGCGTACTTTGGCATTGCAAATTCCACATATCAGAGTGCAAAAGCAAAAGGGAATAGGGCTGGTGCTGGTGAAGCAGTGAGGTACTACGAGATGGCGAAGGATGCCTACAGCAATGCAATTAAGTATGCTGATGCTAATCTGAAAGATCAGATAAATAGGAGATACGAGATGGCTGAGAGAAACAGATCCAAGGCATTCGGAGTGTGGAAAGGAATTGAGCCGTGGTGAAGTTTTACTATTAAACTACGATTATACACCTTTAAATGTTCTTAGTTTAAGAAAAGCAGTAAGGTTGGTCATCTTAAAAAAAGCAGAACCTATTTACTTTAAAGATGGACTTTATTGGCGTGCCGAGAGACTAACATTAAGGTTACCAAGCGTTATAAGGTTAAGGTACCACATTCCGCTAAAGTATAGAGAAGTTCCACTAAATAAGAAAAATATTTTGAGAAGGGACAATTATACCTGTCAGTATTGTGGTACAAGTGAAGGCCCTATGACCATTGACCACGTTATTCCAAAGAGGCTTGGTGGTGGTGAAACATGGGAAAATCTGGTTTGCGCATGTTTTCGCTGTAATAATAGAAAAGGCGACAGTACTCCCGAAGAAGCTGGAATGAAACTTCTTAAGCCCCCTAAAAAGCCTACTTACTTGACTCTTCTTTTCTCTTCCATTAAGGTGCCCGACAATCGCTGGAAGGAATTTCTTTTTGAGTTGTGAATATTCTTCTCCTGTTTTTTTTAACCTTTAACTCTGTTTCTATTAATTCAAAGATCGTCTCACAAAAAGTTTTGGATTCGCTTTTAGTAAACCTGCCGGATACCCTTTCCGATTCAGCTACTTTGGCAATAGTGGTCCGAACGCTCTTTGAGTATCTTGAAAGCAGGGGAATAGTTGACCCCCAAATTGAGGTTTTAAGGGAGGAGAGTGGTGTTATCATTTTTGTGAAAAATGAAAAGTTAGTCCCTATTTCCAGGGTATATGTAGATGTAAATGGAAATTTGCGAAGTTATGGATATCTTAGGAGCTTTTTGAAAAAAGACTTTTTTTCGGAAGAAAATTTTTCAAAAGCCTCCCTTTTTTTTAAAATGTTGGATTTCTTCGAGGTAATGGATTACCGTTTTTTGAAAAGAAAGGGCGGATACGATTTGATTTTAGGAGCTAAAAACTCAACCCCGCTGCCAATCCTTGCGGGCGGGTTGGATAAAGGCAGATTTTGGTTTAAAAGTTCTATAAGTTATCCCAACCTTTATTATGTTCCTTTGCGTCTTTCACTAAATTTTTCGGTGATCGGAAGAAGAATTCAGGTTTTAAGGGGTAAGGTGGTTCTTCCTGTTGATATTGGAAATGGATTGTTTGTGTCAGCCGAAATGTTACAGGACTCTTTAGAACTAAACTATAAGCTGATTTTGGGTAAGGTTATGCAACGTGGAAGAATGCAAATTTTCTATCACAAGAGCGGAAAGGGACAAGGGGGATACGGCTTTAGTGTGTTAACAGAGTCTGCAAATTTTTCAGCAGTTTTGAAGATTGAAATGGAAGACTATTTTAGGCACCTTTTGTTCATGGAATATGNNNNNNNNNNTTTGAAGTCAACCTTAAGGGAACAAATTCCTTTAGAGGGGGGAACCGCCGCCCTTATTACAGGCCTTCCCTATCTAAAGACTTATTTTAAGTTTAAAAATTTAATCTTTTATAGGACCTTTTTTGCCGTTAATTATTACGGTATGCATTTCAGATTACCTACTAAGAGTGGAATTCTCCAACTTGGACTTTCATTTCCTTCCCACGGGAACTCTTTTAGGGATTTGGAAGTTAATTTTGGACTCTCAAAAAAGTCTATTTTGTTTGACTATTTGTCAACATTTAATTAAAATTATCAAACTTTACAAAAGGAGGTGGTATGAATTATTTCTATTTATACTGGTTTGCTCCTATAGGTTCTATCTTCGCTCTTTTATTTGCTCTATACCTTGCAAAATCTGTTCTTAAAGAAGAAGAAGGGACTGATAAAATGAAAGAGATAGCAAGGGCGGTAAGAGAAGGTGCTACCGCCTACCTTAAAAGGCAATACTCCGTGGTTGCGATTTTCTTTGCAATTACCTTCCTAATACTCCTAATTTTAGCTTTGAAGGGATTACAGCCTGTTTTTGTTCCTTTTGCATTTATAACGGGTGGGTTCTTTTCCGGTCTGTCAGGGTTTATTGGCATGAGCATTGCTACCCGAGCCAGTTCTAGAACTGCCAATGCAGCAAGAAGAAGTTTAAATGACGCTTTGAGAGTTGCTTTTAAAGCAGGTGCTGTTATGGGAATGGTTGTTGTGGGCCTTGCCCTTTTGGATATTAGTATATGGTTTGCCTTTTTAAAATGGTTTTATGGAAGTGTTAAGGGCCTTGCTGGTAATGAAAACGAGCTTATTGATGCAATTACTTTTACGATGCTAAGTTTCGGTATGGGGGCATCCTCTCAAGCCCTTTTTGCCCGTGTTGGTGGTGGAATCTTCACAAAAGCTGCAGATGTTGGGGCAGACCTTGTGGGTAAGGTGGAAGTGGGTATACCCGAAGACGATCCGAGAAACCCGGCGGTGATCGCAGATAATGTTGGGGATAATGTAGGTGATGTTGCAGGGATGGGTGCAGACCTTTATGAGTCTTATGCAGGATCTATAATTGCTACGATGTCCCTTGCGGCTTCGGCACGGCTCGGTATGCGTGGTGTAGCACTACCGATGGTGATCGCTGGTGTTGGTGTAATTGCATCTATTATTGGAACTTTCTTGGTTAGAACAAGAGAAGATTCTTCCCAAAAGGCACTTCTTACTGCTCTAAGAAGAGGTGTATGGAGTGCTGCAATCCTCGTAATAATAATAAGTTTCATAGCCTGCAAGGTTGTTCTTCCTCGAGAAGATTTTGGCGTTTTCTGGGCTATAATTGCCGGACTTTCTGCTGGTGTAATTATAGGATATTTTACAGAGTACTTCACTTCTGATAATTACAGCCCCACCGTTAACGTTGCTAAATCAACCCTGACAGGCCATGCAACAGTCATTATAGAAGGAATTGCAAATGGAATGTATTCAACCTTTATTCCTGTTATAACTGTAGTGGTGGCAATTCTTTTGAGTTTCTTTGTGTCTGGAGGATTCCATGACCCTGCCCTTGGCCTTTACGGTATAGGTCTTTCTGCAGTGGGGATGCTTTCAACCCTTGGAATTACCCTGGCCACTGATGCTTATGGTCCTGTGGCAGACAATGCAGGTGGCAATGCAGAAATGTCACATTTACCCGAGGAAGTTAGAAAAAGAACGGATGCCCTTGACGCTCTTGGAAATACAACGGCTGCAACGGGTAAAGGTTTTGCAATAGGCTCTGCTGCTCTAACTGCTCTGGCACTCATAGCTGCTTATAGGAATGATGTATTAACTTGGGTTGGAAAGTTAAATATTTCAAATAAACCGGGTTATCTTAAGTTAATAGAGCCGGTTTTGACAGAGCCGGTAGTTATAGGTGGGCTTTTCATAGGGGCGCTTATGCCTTTCCTCTTTTCTTCATTAACTTTGAAGGCTGTTGGTAGAGCTGCACAGAGCATCGTTGCGGAAGTGAGAAGACAATTTAAGGAAATTCCTGGACTTCTTGAAGGTAAAGCACGGCCTGACTATGCTAAGGCTGTTTATTTAGTGACGAAGGCTGCCCAAAAGGAAATGATTGCACCGGCTTTACTTGCTATAACCGTTCCCATAATTGTAGGCCTTTTGATGGGGCCAGGAGGGGTAGTTGGGTTGCTCTCTGGTGCCCTCGCGTCGGGATTTGTACTTGCCCTTTTTATGGCAAACTCAGGAGCCTCATGGGATAACGCTAAAAAATACATAGAGAAAGGGAATTTCGGAGGTAAAGGAAGCGATGCCCACAAAGCAGGGGTCACTGGAGATACTGTGGGAGACCCATTTAAGGATACTGCTGGTC
The sequence above is a segment of the bacterium genome. Coding sequences within it:
- a CDS encoding HNH endonuclease gives rise to the protein MSRGEVLLLNYDYTPLNVLSLRKAVRLVILKKAEPIYFKDGLYWRAERLTLRLPSVIRLRYHIPLKYREVPLNKKNILRRDNYTCQYCGTSEGPMTIDHVIPKRLGGGETWENLVCACFRCNNRKGDSTPEEAGMKLLKPPKKPTYLTLLFSSIKVPDNRWKEFLFEL
- a CDS encoding sodium-translocating pyrophosphatase gives rise to the protein MNYFYLYWFAPIGSIFALLFALYLAKSVLKEEEGTDKMKEIARAVREGATAYLKRQYSVVAIFFAITFLILLILALKGLQPVFVPFAFITGGFFSGLSGFIGMSIATRASSRTANAARRSLNDALRVAFKAGAVMGMVVVGLALLDISIWFAFLKWFYGSVKGLAGNENELIDAITFTMLSFGMGASSQALFARVGGGIFTKAADVGADLVGKVEVGIPEDDPRNPAVIADNVGDNVGDVAGMGADLYESYAGSIIATMSLAASARLGMRGVALPMVIAGVGVIASIIGTFLVRTREDSSQKALLTALRRGVWSAAILVIIISFIACKVVLPREDFGVFWAIIAGLSAGVIIGYFTEYFTSDNYSPTVNVAKSTLTGHATVIIEGIANGMYSTFIPVITVVVAILLSFFVSGGFHDPALGLYGIGLSAVGMLSTLGITLATDAYGPVADNAGGNAEMSHLPEEVRKRTDALDALGNTTAATGKGFAIGSAALTALALIAAYRNDVLTWVGKLNISNKPGYLKLIEPVLTEPVVIGGLFIGALMPFLFSSLTLKAVGRAAQSIVAEVRRQFKEIPGLLEGKARPDYAKAVYLVTKAAQKEMIAPALLAITVPIIVGLLMGPGGVVGLLSGALASGFVLALFMANSGASWDNAKKYIEKGNFGGKGSDAHKAGVTGDTVGDPFKDTAGPSLNILIKLMSMVSIVFAGFVVKYSLIRFLIK